GATATTGGGTTCTGTGTTGGGTATGTGTTGTCAATGTTTATTAGTTTATAGGCCATAACTATCACTTTTTCGTTTGAATGTGATTAACctttagcccaaaaaaaaaaaaaaaaaactaccagtGACATCctttacctttttttaaaaaaaataatgaacttTAAAGGCCTTTTATTTACattgatgaaaaattatgaagTTTAGGTAAAAtgagggtctgtttggatagaacttattttgttaaaattgaaaactgaaaaaattgtaataaaataatttttaaatgtgtaaatagtattataagactcatttttaatgaaaaagtgactAAAAAGTAGAATTTGTAGGTCTATAAATAGTACATCCATGCATTATTTACAATTGACTTGGTTAAATAGTACGgctgaaacaaaaaaaaaaaaaacaaagtcagAAAAAGCAAACGCAGCCACTATAATCCAAACTCCCTCTGAGTGGACCTCATTCTGGCACCCTTGCTTTGAAGCATCAACGGTTAAATAATTCATAcaaaaaagttgattttttatattgttgtgTTTGGAACTTGAAGCTTTAAAGGTCACAAGAGGGTCTAGTGGTATGAAtccttaaaaaaatggaaaacaaatgTAACAAAGTGATCAGCAagtgaagggaaaaaaacagaaatataTAGAGAGAGTGAGGTGGACTCAGATTTGTGCTTGTGGGTGTTACTGATATGAGAAATATTTTAGTGTTAATAGCCGGTTGGTTATGTCTCCTTGGCTAACTGGTTGCGCTCGGGCTCCGCGTTGGCTTTTCCTCCGACCAAGGAAACAGCCTCTTATTTGGCTCTCAAGGCATTGAAGGGaatcttttgttaaaaaattgtacaaaacCCCATCTTGTGTTTTCCTTTATCTCTTTCTATCTCTTACTCAGACTCACTTCTTTCCTTTGCCTTGGTTGTGTGAAAGATTCTACACTCTCATGCCATACTCATacccccacaagcatttatttTCGCCCCTTTTTGAGATCCTTCTTTGGAGACCAGGAAATTTACTTGGGTTGGGGTGTATTCACAAATCTAATGGTTAAATTTCATAtatcattaatattattatatattttaaaaatctaactattagattgtatattttttacattaatttacatgtcaaattttgtgccaatcggatattatttactataaaatttataagattatattttattcataattttaaactacaaaaaattgtaatttaaaaaatttattgataacatagctattagtatttaattttctagaaattttgcaagtatggataatataagaagaaaaagtaatCCACtgataaatttgtcaaaattcactttcaataaaaaaatataaagtaagATTGTAGTCTTGAACtataatcaatttaatttattgttaaattttatcatttaaatattaatatttatatatttacaaataaaaaatttcatgcgAAGCGCGAATATAAACTCGTtcggtcttttttttttttttttcttaaattactaatttaattaatatggTGGTCTTAGCCTACTAGTATAACCGCGTGAAGTGCCCAACAACCCTCAACCCCACCAAAGTAGCTCACATTGACTGAACTGTAGAAGACCATGACTAGCTAACAAGATGGGTAAAAGAAAGACCTAAAGGTTTTAAGTTAGTGTTGACTAAAGTCAGATCAGATGCGGGTTGGGCCGGGGAGAAAAGGGAGGCTTGCgagggagaaaagaaaataataaaggacaaaatttaaatataagatTGGTTGGGGTCTTAGACTAtaactttatttaatatttttttttaataaaggtgtattttgataaattcataattggattatattttcttcttatacccTCTATGCtcacaaaatttctaaaaaattaaatatcaatagctatttcatcaataaattgtttaaattgtaaatttttgtaatttaaaattatacataaaatataaacttatagatcatatagtaaataatatctaattgacacaaaatttaatatatatattaagagcgtaaagaatatgcaatttaacagttagattttcaaaatatgtagtaatatttaatttattgagtaaagttgtagtcttacgctacaactaattttgtaactaaattatGTCCAATAATAAATAGATGTTTAGGTTACTTTAAGTCCAATTACCAAAATAGCCACACTCTATTTTTATTGTCTACTTTTAAGTCCAATTACGAAAATAGCCTCACTCTACTTTTTAAGTCCAACAAGTAACAACCCACTTATAATCctttaaaaaatccaaacccacttataattaattaaaaaaaggataTCATTTTAGAAAAGAGTATAGGGATTATTTCTTCTAAAATTGAATGAAAACCATTTTGATATTGAGATCTGTTTGGagcataaaataatttttaagctTGTTCGTActaaggtctgtttggatacagttgaaaactgaaaatattgtagcgaaataatttttaaatgtgtaaatagtaccatgagaccatttttaatatttttttttcctgaataaagtggttgtgggtcccatgaacaatACACAATATCTCTTGCACAATGTATATGAACCGTGTGAGTTACTGTTCATGCgctgataaaaaaaataaataaaaaaaaaggctgaaatGCGGACACAAAATGCGCTGCGTTTTAGCTATCCAAACTGCACCTAAGTGACCATATGCAAGAAAGGACTCAGCACCAAAAAGATGGACTTTGTCATTGCCTAACTTAATAGGACTTTTAAACATACTTCATTTTCTCAAACCATTCAGGAAAGACACTTTCAAATAAAAGTTTACATTCATGATACATGCATGTTTTCAAATTCATTACAAAAGTTTGAATTATCAAATACATTAATGCATAGTTGATGCCAACTTCACTTCAGCTTTGCTTGAATATAGAAGAGGTTTGCTTGGGCCAGTTGACATAGACGAATTAGTAGAACAACTACTAGATGAACATTGCGTTTGATCTTTGGATCTGGTGAAACCCGATGAAGTATTGGATAATTTACATAGGTCCATTGGGGCCCCAGCATACATTGGCACCGGCAACTTTGATGGAAGGTTGGGCAGAGAAGCTTCAAACTTAAAAACGTGTATTACTTGCCTTATAGAGGGCCTGCTAGTGGGATCAGGATGACAACACCATAATCCAACCACCATCAAGCTCTTCATTTCCCCTTCATCAAATTCCTTACCTAATCTTTGATCAACGGCCTCAAGGAGTTGATCATTTCCATAGAGATCCCACACCCACTCTAGTAGCCTAACCTTGCTTGGTTCCACCTGTGGATCGACGGGCTTTCTTCCACATGCAATTTCAAGACAAACCACcccaaaactataaacatcgGATTCCTTAGAAGCTGTACCGGTGGTGAAACACTCTGGGGCAAGGTAGCCCATGGTCCCAGCTAAAACAGTTGTTTGTAAGCCGAACTCATGGTCTACGAGTCTTGCAAGGCCAAAATCACCAAGTTTGGCATTGAAGTTTGAATCCAACATGATATTGCTAGACTTTATATCTCTGTGCACTACACATTGTTCCCACTCTTCATGAAGGTAGAGTAATGCAGAAGCCAATCCCTGGGCTATGTTATATCTTACTGGCCATATTAGCATAATCTTTACTCCAAATAGATGAGAATCAAGGCTTCCATTAGGCATGTACTCATACACAAGAAGTAACTCACGCTTTTCATGGCACCAACCAATGAGTTGAACCAAATTCCTATGTCTCAAACGGCTAATGATCTTCACTTCTGACTTGTACTCCTTTTTTCCTTGCTTCGATCCTTTTGAGACCCTCTTAACTGCAACTTCCACATTGGATTCACTTAACAAACCTTTGTAAACTCCTCCAAATCCTCCCTCTCCAAGCTTCCCTCGTTCAACAAAGTTGTTTGTTGCATTGAGAAGTTCACGGTATGTGAACCTCCTTGGCCCTGTTCCTTTTTCAAATTCAACATCCATATTGTCATCATCACCCGAATCTTCTGTATTTCCACCGGCCCTTTTTCTCcaacaaaaaaaccaaagtaGACCTATACCACAACTCACTACACCGGAACTCACTGCTAAACCAATGATCAACCCCAATTTGTTTTTCGTACTCCCATTTCCCGTGTTGTTTGTTTGAGTAAATCCACCTCCTGTCTTGTTTGGTTGAGTAGACACATCTCCAGCCTCTAAAGTTGAACTAAATGACCAAGAAAGTATTGTATGTAACTCAGCATCCGCACCTGTAGTAGCGGAGAAACCAACGCTAACCCATTCCGGCAAAATAGTCAAGTCAACAATATATGAAAGACTAACTGGTTTAGTAGCATAAGTAAGGAGCACACTAAGATTTTGGGATGATGAGTCGTAACTTACCCATACATTTGTTGTTGACCCATTCGTAATATTAATGCTTGGTGGCAAAGTCACATTTACCTTTGAGACAATGGAATTGATATCGATTCCCACATGACGAGCACTTGGATCCCACCGGTTTTGGTAAGTGTCAAACTCAACGGcaacaatttgattttgagtGCCGTTGATACCGGTTTCATTACTAAACAGTCCAAGATACCCGCCTGCTGAATTGTTAGGGATACTAGAATTAAATGGTGAGATGAAGAAAGCAAGCCCATCAGCAGCAAACTTATTTACAGCTTTAATGATAAAGGAGAAGTTCGTGGTGAAGTCTGTAACTTTAAGCTTCCCTGTGCTATTATCCCAAAGGTGAACTCGTTCATGATATAAGGCACGACCAACACTTCCGCCGATGGAGCTGCCACGAGTATCCTTTGTGAGTTGGAGACCATCTGGGTTCGTGAATGCATCACCCTGTAAGGTTAGGTTACTGTTATCTGTGTTGAAGCTAGGGAAGTTGAAGGAAATTGACATTGCACTGGGAAGTAGCaacaaaaagaagatgaagagctGATTGAAAAGAAAGTGGAGTTTTTGAGGAGGTTGAACAAGGAAAAAAGGCATGTTGGAGAGCGCCATGGTTGATTGCAGAGAGGAATGAGTGAAGGTCGGTTAGATTGTTGGATGGTAGTACCTATTTGTAAGCCATGGTTAAATTGgacttctctttatttttatttttttaatattattattattttgctggGTAATTGTTTGTTGCGAAAAATACAACCCGCGATTCACGGTTATAAGAAAAACCATCAACGATTATAAGAAAAACCAGGTACTTATTTGTTTATTCGTATGCCACCATGATAATTTGTCTTTGCTCGTCAATAATTGCCGGCTGCCAGGTCTACCGAATTATAAAGCAAGTTGCCAACTTGTAGTAATTGGATTGACTTGGTCTACTATATATTACTTTAGACGAGATAAAATTCAATAAAGACGGAGTACACCATCCAATAGACAAGTTGCACATTAGACTTTTTAAAATAGTAAACTAAAGACTGATACATCCGAAAAACACCTGATTAAAGCCCAATAACCTCATTCATCGTCTCTCTCAGACCCTTTCTTTGACTGCAAAAACCAATTGCCATGGCTCGCCACAGCCGTCGCTCACCGGAGGTCACCATCATTGATCTATTGTCCATACCGGTCTTATCTTTCTCTACTCTTCTTTGTTCCCACTACCTCACTCCTTCGCCTGTAACCACAATCGCCACGATCACCAGTGAACCTTATCTTATATGAATGAACCTCAAATCTTTAGTGTGATTCTTCTAACctttgaaataaattaattaataaattaaaaataaatagaagaagaaaaattgagtttcagATTCGTATTTGGAGTGAAAGGTAtgaatctcaaatctcaatgcATCTTTAGTGTGATTAGGTATGATTTCGTATTTGGAGTATTGTTAATCtaagttttccttttatttcatttgtttattaCGGATTACTTAGAAGAATTCCATGGAAGTCTTGGACAGAAACATTTGATTTGAGTTTTGCCATATAAAAACACATTTCAGTCTCAGTAGGTTTCAGGCGACTTCTCCAGTTCGGTGAGGCAGTGTGTTCAGGCTTCACACAGcaataggttttctttttttatttatttttttagtaaatattgAATTATACTGTTTATAATGGGTTGTCTAGTGAGGTAGTGTGGCAGCAGATGGGGGTTTGGTGAGATAGTGCGGTGGCAAACGGAGGTCTAGCGAGGTTTGTGGCTAAAAATGtgaaacagtgtttttttttttttttttttaaagatatattaAGATGTATCGATTTTACAATCAATTTAAATAGAAGTCAGATATGACATGTTTTTATTGATGGGTATAAACTAAAGGATTTATGCCCatctttattaaatttaatctctattttagaATAGattaatcaaattatcaatgaTGACTATGTGAACGTAcagctttcaagtttcaacttgTTCAATTTTCTGACGTGTGGTAGGTGGAGGCTCCACCCAGCTGTAAAGATAAAGATTAAGACTTGGATTATAAAtctattcaaacttttttttgagaaactaaatCTATTCAAACTAACTCTGGAAACTTGGgttctcaatatatataatatagtttTTGGGTATACCATTGCCACTTTTGGTCAATAGAGTCGGTTGGTCCACGCAGTGTCCAATAAGTTGAACTCGGATATCCTAATAAGGACCAAATTCCTATGGCACCACACAAATGATATTTATTGGTCCCATATCATATGGGCTCGCAGCTTCCTACTACAAAAGTTGAAATtaacaagtacaatcacaccttctatctatctatataaaAAGTGCGAATAAGTAAATTGTTACAATACATTCGGTTTATTGAAGAGGCAGTGTTCCgctagctctctttctttctttcttttttttcttttttttttaataccgcGGATTTTGAACTCTATTAAAACAgcaaattttcataatatttttgcaATTGTTAGACGTATTAAATCCttataggaaaaaataaaataaaataataaaaatatcatattgaGACTaactacaattaaaaataaaagta
This genomic stretch from Quercus lobata isolate SW786 chromosome 3, ValleyOak3.0 Primary Assembly, whole genome shotgun sequence harbors:
- the LOC115979412 gene encoding L-type lectin-domain containing receptor kinase IX.1-like isoform X2; this translates as MGQQQMYGVGFSATTGADAELHTILSWSFSSTLEAGDVSTQPNKTGGGFTQTNNTGNGSTKNKLGLIIGLAVSSGVVSCGIGLLWFFCWRKRAGGNTEDSGDDDNMDVEFEKGTGPRRFTYRELLNATNNFVERGKLGEGGFGGVYKGLLSESNVEVAVKRVSKGSKQGKKEYKSEVKIISRLRHRNLVQLIGWCHEKRELLLVYEYMPNGSLDSHLFGVKIMLIWPVRYNIAQGLASALLYLHEEWEQCVVHRDIKSSNIMLDSNFNAKLGDFGLARLVDHEFGLQTTVLAGTMGYLAPECFTTGTASKESDVYSFGVVCLEIACGRKPVDPQVEPSKVRLLEWVWDLYGNDQLLEAVDQRLGKEFDEGEMKSLMVVGLWCCHPDPTSRPSIRQVIHVFKFEASLPNLPSKLPVPMYAGAPMDLCKLSNTSSGFTRSKDQTQCSSSSCSTNSSMSTGPSKPLLYSSKAEVKLASTMH
- the LOC115979412 gene encoding L-type lectin-domain containing receptor kinase IX.1-like isoform X1, producing the protein MALSNMPFFLVQPPQKLHFLFNQLFIFFLLLLPSAMSISFNFPSFNTDNSNLTLQGDAFTNPDGLQLTKDTRGSSIGGSVGRALYHERVHLWDNSTGKLKVTDFTTNFSFIIKAVNKFAADGLAFFISPFNSSIPNNSAGGYLGLFSNETGINGTQNQIVAVEFDTYQNRWDPSARHVGIDINSIVSKVNVTLPPSINITNGSTTNVWVSYDSSSQNLSVLLTYATKPVSLSYIVDLTILPEWVSVGFSATTGADAELHTILSWSFSSTLEAGDVSTQPNKTGGGFTQTNNTGNGSTKNKLGLIIGLAVSSGVVSCGIGLLWFFCWRKRAGGNTEDSGDDDNMDVEFEKGTGPRRFTYRELLNATNNFVERGKLGEGGFGGVYKGLLSESNVEVAVKRVSKGSKQGKKEYKSEVKIISRLRHRNLVQLIGWCHEKRELLLVYEYMPNGSLDSHLFGVKIMLIWPVRYNIAQGLASALLYLHEEWEQCVVHRDIKSSNIMLDSNFNAKLGDFGLARLVDHEFGLQTTVLAGTMGYLAPECFTTGTASKESDVYSFGVVCLEIACGRKPVDPQVEPSKVRLLEWVWDLYGNDQLLEAVDQRLGKEFDEGEMKSLMVVGLWCCHPDPTSRPSIRQVIHVFKFEASLPNLPSKLPVPMYAGAPMDLCKLSNTSSGFTRSKDQTQCSSSSCSTNSSMSTGPSKPLLYSSKAEVKLASTMH